The DNA window TAAATATTATGGTTATATTCAACGACAAAAAAGAGAAATAAAAAAAATTATACATTATGAATATATGAAGTTATCTTCTATTCAAGATTATAAATATGTTACCGGTTTATCTAATGAAGCAATAGACAAATTAAATATGTATCGACCTCATTCTATTGGTCAAGCTTCTCGCATCTCAGGTATAACTCCTGCAACGATATCTATTTTGCTTATTTTTTTAAAAAAATGTAATTTTAAAAATTAAGTATTTATTTTTATAAAATTCTTTTTAAAAATATTATTTTTGGCAGGTTTATTAAAATTATGTCCTGCCGAAATTAATAAATTTATAAATTTAATTATATAAGATATAAATAATTTTTATATATCAATATTTTTTGCGTATAAAGCATTTATTTTTATAAAACGACGCCTAGGTTCCACTGAGTCACCCATTAACGTACTAAACAATTGATTAGCTGCATGAGCATCATGCATAGTAATTTGTAACATTTTTCGGGTTTTAGGATTCATTGTCGTAGTCCATAATTGTTCAGGATTCATTTCTCCTAATCCCTTATATCTTTGTATATGAATCAATTTTTGAGTTTCTTTTATTAAGCTGTCAATAATGTCATCAATATTTTTAAATATAAATTTTTTATTATGAAACTTTATATACGCATGATTTTTAGTAATAAAATTAATTTTTTTTATAAATTTTAAAAATATCTTATATTTTGATATTGATAAAAAAATTTTTTTTAGAGAATATAAATAAAAATTTTTTTTATTACTAATGCTAAGAAGTGGTTCAAAATATATATTATTTTTTTTAATATGATAAGAATATATATGGTTTTTGTTAGATAAATTTTGATTTTGTAAAATTTTTATTAATTTTTGAATCCACTTTTCAACTATTTTTTTATTTTTTAGATTTTTTAAAGGAAAAATATATAACATAGCTTTATATATAAAAATAGGTATATGTGGATTATTAAGAAAATATTTTTTTTTAAGTTTCTGATATTCATTTATAATAATAGAAAATTTTCTTTTAATTTTTTTTTTGTCTGTTTGGTTTATATATTGTATATAGCTATTTTTTTGTATAATTTTATATTGATATTGATATAATGCTTTTGCATGCATGATATATTTTTCTTTTTTTCCTTGTTTTACTTTATACAAAGGAGGTTGTGCAATATATATGTGTCCTTTTTCTATAAGTTCTGGCATTTGTCGAAAAAAAAATGTTAATAATAATGTTCTAATATGTAATCCATCTACATCTGCATCAGTCATAATTATAATATGATGATATCGTAGTTTTTTAAAGTTATATTCTTCTTTTCCAAAACCACAACCTAAAGCAGTAATTAATGTAATTAATTCTGGAGAAGTTATTATTTTTTCAAATCGAGCTTTCTCTATATTTAATATTTTACCTTTTAACGGTAATACCGCTTGATTTCTTCTATTCCTACCTTGTTTGGCAGATCCTCCTGCTGAATCACCTTCTACTAAGTATATTTCAGAAAAAACAGGATCTTTTTCTTGACAATCTGATAATTTTCCAGGTAAATTAGCCACTTCTAATAACCCTTTTTTACGAGTTATTTCGCGAGCTTTTTTTGCCGCTTCTCTAGATCTTGCTGACTGTATAATTTTGTTTACAATAGTCTTAGCATCTTTTGGATTTTCTAATAAAAAATTCATTAAATGTTCGTTTAATAAGGTTTCAACAACTGATTTTACTTCTGATGATACTAATTTCTCTTTCGTTTGAGAAGAAAATTTTGGATTAAACATCTTAATTGAAATTAAGGCTGTTAATCCCTCTCTTGTATCTTCACCTGTAACAATAATTTTATTTTTTTTATTTGGTTTTTCTTTATCAGAAAAACAGTTTAATGTACGTGTTAAAGCGGCACGAAATCCAGATAAATGACTACCTCCATCTTGTTGCGGGACATTGTTAGTAAAACATAAGATTTTTTCTTGAAATGTTGTATTCCATTGCATTGCAATATTTACTTCAACAGATTTTTTTTTTTTTTGAAATATAAAAATTTTATTATGTATTGGTTTTTTATTTATATTTAAATATTTTATAAATGATTTAATCCCTCCTTTATGAAAATATTGAAATTTTTTTTTATTATTAAAATCTTTTAATTTAATTTTTACATTATTATTTAAATAAGATAATTCTTGTAATCTTTTTTGTAAAATATCACATTGAAAAGTATTATGGTTAGTAAAAATATTTTTGTTTGGCCAAAAACGAATTTTTGTTCCTTTTCTTTGTGTTTTTCCAGAATAAGATAATAGTTTCTGTGGATTTCCATTAAGATATTTTTGTTGATATTTTTTTTTATTACGGTAGATACATAAATCTAATCGTTCTGATAATGCATTTACTACTGAAATACCTACACCGTGTAATCCACCGGATACTTTATATGAATTTTCATCAAATTTACCGCCAGCATGTAGTACCGTCATAATAACTTCAGCAGCAGATATTCCTACTTCTGGATGAATGTCAATAGGTATTCCTCTTCCATTATCCCGTACAGATACAGAATTATCAGTGTGTATAATAACTTCAATTAAATCGCAATACCCTGCTAGAGCTTCATCAATTGCATTATCTACTACTTCAAATACCATATGATGTAATCCTGTACCGTCATCAGTATCACCGATATACATACCTGGTCGTTTTCTAACTGCGTCTAATCCTTTGAGTATTTTTATATTAGAAGAAGTGTATGAATTTGACATGTATTATCCTATTATATTAGTAGTATTTTTTATACAAAAATATATATATTAAAAATTAACTTATTTAAAATAAACTTATATTTTTAATGGCATAATTATAAATTTAATTTCTTTTTGTATATTTGATTGAATTTGAATACTTGAAATTGGTATATTAAAAACAATATTAATTGTATTATTTTTTAATACATTTAGAACATCAAGTAAATAAAAAACATTTATAGAAAATGAAATATTTTCATATTTATAATCAATACGAAAAGAATCACGTGATTCTTCGTCATCTTGATTACTTGATGTAATTGTTAGTAAATTTTTCGAAAAATTTAAATAAACACCTTTAAAGGTAGTGTTGCATAAAATTGATGTTTTTAATAATGATTCTTTTAATTGTTCTATTGATATTACTATACAGCGAGTATACGTATTTAGAATAATATCATGATAATTAGGAAAATGACCATTTATTAATTTAGTAATTAAAATTATATTATTAATTTGAAAAGATACATAATGATTATGAATAATAATTTCTATTAAATCAGTTGTATAATTTAATAATCTATATAGTTCTAAAATAGCTTTTTTATTAATAATTATAGAAAATTCGTGTATATGCAAATCTACATGAGTTTTATATAAAGACAATCTATGTCCATCCGTAGTTACTCCATATAAATAGTTTCCTTTGTATTCTAGTAACATGCCGTTTAAGGTATTTCGAATATCGTTATTGGCAATAGAAAAATGTGTTAATAAAATAATTTCTTTTAACATCAATTGAGACATAAAAAATTCTTTATTATTTTTAATAATTTTAAATTGAGGAAATTTTTTATATGAAATAGTATTTAATTTAAATATACTATTTAGTATTTTAATAGTTATTTTTTGATTAAATAATTGAAAATGTAATTCTACATTACTTTTTATATTACGACAAATATTAAATATTTTTTTTCCAGAAACTGTAATACAACCGGCTGTATAAAAAATATAATTTTTTTTATGTATATATGCATTTAATTCAAGTTCTAATGTAGAACTTGTTAATTTAAGCATATTTTTATTAATTTGTATCATTATATTTTCCAATACTGGAAAAATTGTATTTTTTGTGATAATTTTATTGATTTTTTTAAAAGAATTTAAAAAATCATTTTTTTTTATTTTGAATTCCATATTTTATGAATTTAGTTGATTAAATAAATATAAAAAATCGTAATAGAGTTTATTTTTTTTTTTTAATTGATTAATTTTTTTATATGCATACATGACAGTAGTACGGTGTTTTTTTCCAAAAGCTACACCTATATCAGAAAAGCTATAATTAGTTAATTTTTTTATTAAAGTCATAGCAATTTGTCTTGATCTTACAATAAATTTAGATCTTTTTTTTGAAATCATATCTGATATTTTAATCTTAAAATAAATAGAGACTTTTTTTTGAATTAACTTTATATCTATGTTTTTTTTTTTTTGTATTTTTCTTTTAAATTCCCGTTGAATAAGATGTATTTTTATTTTTTTTTTTAAGAATAATGATGTTAAATATATTTTTTTTAAAAAATTTTTTAATTCTCGTATATTAGAATATAAATTTTTTGCAATATATTGAGCAGATTTATATGGTAAATAAATTTTATGTTTATATGCTTTTTTTAAAAGAATATATGTTCTAGTAATTAATTCTGGAGATTTAATAGGTATAATTAATCCTTGCTTAAAATAAAATTGCAAATTTTTATTGATTCCATTAATATAATTTGGATAACGGTCTGAGCTTAATATAATTTTTTGATTTTTTTCAAATAATTTTTTAAATATATAAAACAATTCTTTTTGTAAATATTTCTTATAAGAAAATAGTTGAATGTCATCTATAAGTAGTACATTAATAGAACTATAATAATTTTTAAAATGTTCAATAGAATTATTCTGTATTGAATGTATCATATTTTCAATAAAATTTTTTGAATGTATGTATATTACTTTAATATTATAATTATCTATTAAAAATTTATTTCCTATGGCATGAAGTAAATGCGTTTTTCCTAAACCTGTATCGCTATATAAAAATAATGAATTATAAATATTTTTTATATTTTCAGTAAATTTGTAAGATAAAAAACGAGCCAATTGATTTGATTTACCTTCGATAAAATTATTAAATTGATATTTTGGATTAATGCCAGTATTTGATATTATTTTTATTTGTAATTTTTTTTTTTTCTTTTTTTGTGTATATTTTTATTAAAATGTTTATTTAGCATATATATTAAGATGAATCATAATTTATTTACATATAGTGCTTATATAATGATTGTTTATAATTTATCATTTATTTTAAATTTATTTTTTATAAAATATTACATTATTGTGTTATACAAGATATAATATAAAAAATAATTCAATATTTATATTGAATAAACTGTTTATATAAATAGTTAATTAGTTGGTTTTTAATAGTATTATTTGACATCAAATTATATTGATATTTTTTGAAAAAAAATAATTGTCATTATTATATTTTTTTATTTTAAAAAATAGTCAAATTAAGGATTTTAATTTATAAATATTATGTTATAAATATTTTTTATAAAAATAAAATTTTATTAATAAAATATTTATAAAAATATAATAAGGAAAAATTGTTATGAAACGTACTTTTCAACCATCTATTCTTAAACGTAATCGAACTCATGGTTTTCGTGCTCGCATGTCTTCTAAAAGTGGTAGAGCCATACTATCTCATCGACGTTTAAAGTCTCGTTCAGTTTTATGTGTATAGGGATACTACATGAAATTATGCAATACGCCTCGTTTTTTTTTTAAAAAAAAATTACGTTTATTGTCGAACGATCAATTTAAGTATGTTTATGAACGTAATTTTAGAATTCATGTAAAATCATTTATTATATTAAGATGTATAAATAATTTAAATTATCCAAGATTAGGTATGTCTATTGCTAAAAAAAATATTATACGATCACATGATCGTAATAGAATTAAACGTTTGATTCGAGAAAGTTTTCGTTTAATTCAACATAATTTATTATTAATGGATTTTATTATTATTGTAAAAAAAAATACACATTTATTGAAAAATAATAGTATTTTGTTTTTTTTACAAAATATATGGCGTTTTAATAGTAAAAAAAATTTTAAATATAAATAAATTATAATGTGATTATATATATTATAAATTCATATTATTTTATTTTTTAATTTTATTTAATGAGACAATTTTATGATATATTTTAAACGTATTTTTTTTATAGTATCTTGTGTTTTATTCTCTTTCTTGATATGGAATTTTTGGAATACACATTTTTCTATAAATCAAAGTAATTTACAGATAAATAATTATTTAAATAAAATAAATGATGTTAATAATGATAATCAAGATCAATTAGTTAATGTAGAATGTAATGTATTGCCGTTAAATATTAATTCTTTACTTCAAAAAATTGAACACCCTAACTCAGGAGGACATAATTCTAAAATAAATACATCATCTATTTTTAATTTTTTATCAAATAAAAAAAAAAATATTTATAGGAATATAATAAAATTTATTTATCGTCAAGTTGATTATATAAAAAGTATCAGAAACCCTATATATGTAATTCAATCAAGATTAAATAAATTACCGTTAAATCCTAAATTAGTTAGATTTTTTATAAAATTGAAATCAAAAG is part of the Buchnera aphidicola (Cinara cuneomaculata) genome and encodes:
- the gyrB gene encoding DNA topoisomerase (ATP-hydrolyzing) subunit B, with amino-acid sequence MSNSYTSSNIKILKGLDAVRKRPGMYIGDTDDGTGLHHMVFEVVDNAIDEALAGYCDLIEVIIHTDNSVSVRDNGRGIPIDIHPEVGISAAEVIMTVLHAGGKFDENSYKVSGGLHGVGISVVNALSERLDLCIYRNKKKYQQKYLNGNPQKLLSYSGKTQRKGTKIRFWPNKNIFTNHNTFQCDILQKRLQELSYLNNNVKIKLKDFNNKKKFQYFHKGGIKSFIKYLNINKKPIHNKIFIFQKKKKSVEVNIAMQWNTTFQEKILCFTNNVPQQDGGSHLSGFRAALTRTLNCFSDKEKPNKKNKIIVTGEDTREGLTALISIKMFNPKFSSQTKEKLVSSEVKSVVETLLNEHLMNFLLENPKDAKTIVNKIIQSARSREAAKKAREITRKKGLLEVANLPGKLSDCQEKDPVFSEIYLVEGDSAGGSAKQGRNRRNQAVLPLKGKILNIEKARFEKIITSPELITLITALGCGFGKEEYNFKKLRYHHIIIMTDADVDGLHIRTLLLTFFFRQMPELIEKGHIYIAQPPLYKVKQGKKEKYIMHAKALYQYQYKIIQKNSYIQYINQTDKKKIKRKFSIIINEYQKLKKKYFLNNPHIPIFIYKAMLYIFPLKNLKNKKIVEKWIQKLIKILQNQNLSNKNHIYSYHIKKNNIYFEPLLSISNKKNFYLYSLKKIFLSISKYKIFLKFIKKINFITKNHAYIKFHNKKFIFKNIDDIIDSLIKETQKLIHIQRYKGLGEMNPEQLWTTTMNPKTRKMLQITMHDAHAANQLFSTLMGDSVEPRRRFIKINALYAKNIDI
- the dnaN gene encoding DNA polymerase III subunit beta encodes the protein MEFKIKKNDFLNSFKKINKIITKNTIFPVLENIMIQINKNMLKLTSSTLELELNAYIHKKNYIFYTAGCITVSGKKIFNICRNIKSNVELHFQLFNQKITIKILNSIFKLNTISYKKFPQFKIIKNNKEFFMSQLMLKEIILLTHFSIANNDIRNTLNGMLLEYKGNYLYGVTTDGHRLSLYKTHVDLHIHEFSIIINKKAILELYRLLNYTTDLIEIIIHNHYVSFQINNIILITKLINGHFPNYHDIILNTYTRCIVISIEQLKESLLKTSILCNTTFKGVYLNFSKNLLTITSSNQDDEESRDSFRIDYKYENISFSINVFYLLDVLNVLKNNTINIVFNIPISSIQIQSNIQKEIKFIIMPLKI
- the rpmH gene encoding 50S ribosomal protein L34; protein product: MKRTFQPSILKRNRTHGFRARMSSKSGRAILSHRRLKSRSVLCV
- the rnpA gene encoding ribonuclease P protein component; translation: MKLCNTPRFFFKKKLRLLSNDQFKYVYERNFRIHVKSFIILRCINNLNYPRLGMSIAKKNIIRSHDRNRIKRLIRESFRLIQHNLLLMDFIIIVKKNTHLLKNNSILFFLQNIWRFNSKKNFKYK